GGACTTCCAGCTCTCCCTGGCCATCGGCAAGGAGGGCCAGAACGCCCGGCTGGCGGCCCGTCTGACCGGGTGGCGCATCGACATCCGCAGCGACGCCGACCCGCGCGGTGCGGTCGACGCGCCGCAGGAGCCGGCCGGCTCGGAGTCGGAGTCGGTCGGCTGACCGCCTCCCGTCGTGGCGACCACCCCCCGGGGTGTGGGCTACACTCAGCAACGGTCCCCGTTCCGGGCCCGGTTCCCGCTCGACGCACCCCTCCGGTGCGCACCTGCGTCGGATGTCGGACACGGGCGGAGGCCGACGATCTGCTGCGGGTCGTCGTGGTGGACGGGGTCCTCACCCCGGACCCACGTCGACGGTTCCCCGGCCGAGGTGCCTGGCTGCACCCCGACCCGGAGTGCCTCCACCGCGCCGAGCGGCGCTCGGCGTTCCCGCGGGCGCTGCGCGTCCCGGGGAAGCTGGACACCGCCGAGGTCCGGGCGCATCTCCACCGCGCCCGGGAAGGAACGTCTGGGGTCCGGGACACACCCGGATCCGTCATCGAGGAGAGCAAGGTCGACCCGTCATGAGCCAGTCGTGAAGATCGCACCATGAACGTGCTTCGACACTAGGTTCGAGGTCGAGCGGGACCAGCCGCCGGCCTCCGAGTAACAAGGAGTGCAGTGGCAGGCAAGGCCCGTGTGCACGAGCTCGCTAAAGAGCTCGGCATCTCCAGCAAGCAGGTCCTCAGCAAGCTGCAGGACCTCGGCGAGTACGTGAAGTCGCCGTCCTCCACCGTCGAGGCGCCGGTCGCCCGCAAGCTGCGGGAGTCCGTGTCCGGCGGCAACGGCGGGGGTCGCCCGCGCGGCGGCTCGTCCGCCCCGTCCGCCGTTCCCGGCCCGCCCCGTTCCGGTGGCGTGCCCGGACCCCGTCCCGGCCCGCGCCCCGCGGCCCCGGCGGCACCCGCCGCCCCCGCGGCGCCCGCCGAGCCCGCGGCCCCGGCCCGTCCGGCGGCCGAGCGCACCGAGGCCCCGGCGCAGCGTCCGAGCAGCCCCGGCGGCGGCAGCGGCCCGCGTCCCGGACCCCGTCCGGGCCCGGCCGCGACGCCCGAGCCGATCCGGTCCGAGCCCGCGGTCGCGGAGCGCACGCCGGCCCCGCCGGCCGCGCGTCCCGGCCCGCAGTCGCGCCCGGAGCAGGCCCGTCCCGAGCAGCAGCCGGCCGCGGCCGACGCCGGTTCCGCCGTCGTCCCGCCGAAGCCGTCCGGTCCGCGTCCGGGCCCGCGCACGCCGCGCGTCGGCAACAACCCGTTCGGCGTCGGCTCCGGGGCCCCGCCCCGGCCGGCTGCGCCGCGTCCCGGCCCGCCCGCCCAGCCGGGCGGCAGCGCTCCGGCCGGACCGGCCCCGCAGGGCGACCGGCCGGCTCCCGGCCAGGGCGCCCCGCGTCCCGGCGGCCCCGGTCAGGGCGGCCCCCGTCCGGGCGGTCCCCGTCCCGGCGGTCCGCGTCCCCCCAACCCGGGCAACATGCCCCCGCGCCCGAACCCCGGCATGATGCCGGCGCGTCCGGCCGGTGGGCGTCCCGCGCCCGGTGGGCGCGGCGGTCCCGGCGGTCCCGGTGGACGTCCCGGTGGCCCGGGCGGTCGTCCGGGCGGTCCCGGTGGTCGTCCCGGCGGTGGCGGCGGTTTCCGTCCCGGTGGCGGCGGTCCCGGTGGTCCCGGTGGCGCTCCCGCCGGCGGTGGCTTCCGCGGCGGTCCCGGTGGCGGCGGTGGCCGTCCCGGCGGCCCGCGCGGTCGCGGCGGTGCCGCGGGCGCCTTCGGCCGTCCCGGTGGTCCGGTGCGCAAGGGCCGCAAGTCGAAGCGCGCGAAGCGCCAGGAGTTCGAGTCCATGCAGGCCCCGTCGGCCGGCGGCGTCCGCCTGCCCCGGGGCAACGGCGAGACGATCAAGCTCGCCCGTGGCGCGTCGCTGACCGACTTCGCCGACAAGATCGGCGCCAACCCGGCGTCGCTCGTGCAGGTGCTGTTCCACCTCGGTGAGATGGTCACCAACACGCAGTCGGTGTCCGACGAGATCCTCGAGCTGCTCGGCAGCGAGATGAACTACGTCGTGCAGGTCGTCAGCCCCGAGGAGGAGGACCGCGAGCTGCTCGACAGCTTCTCCATCTCCTACGGCGAGGACGCGGGCGGCGAGGACGACCTGGTCGTCCGGCCGCCGGTCGTCACCGTCATGGGTCACGTCGACCACGGAAAGACGCGCCTGCTCGACACGATCCGCAAGGCGAACGTGATGGGCGGCGAGGCCGGTGGCATCACCCAGCACATCGGCGCCTACCAGGTGATGGCCGAGCTGGACGGCTACGAGCGCCCGATCACCTTCATCGACACCCCGGGTCACGAGGCGTTCACCGCCATGCGTGCCCGAGGCGCGAAGTCCACGGACATCGCGGTGATCGTGGTCGCCGCCGACGACGGCGTCATGCCGCAGACGGTGGAGGCGATCAACCACGCCCAGGCGGCCGACGTGCCGGTGGTCGTGGCGGTCAACAAGATCGACAAGGAGGGCGCGAACCCGGACAAGATCCGGCAGCAGCTCACCGAGTACAACCTGGTGGCCGAGGAGTACGGCGGCGACACGATGTTCGTCGACATCTCCGCCAAGCAGGGCACCAACATCGACCAGCTGCTCGAGGCGATCCTGCTCACCGCCGACGCCGCGCTCGACCTGCGGGCCAA
This sequence is a window from Pseudonocardia petroleophila. Protein-coding genes within it:
- a CDS encoding YlxR family protein, whose protein sequence is MDGVLTPDPRRRFPGRGAWLHPDPECLHRAERRSAFPRALRVPGKLDTAEVRAHLHRAREGTSGVRDTPGSVIEESKVDPS
- the infB gene encoding translation initiation factor IF-2; protein product: MAGKARVHELAKELGISSKQVLSKLQDLGEYVKSPSSTVEAPVARKLRESVSGGNGGGRPRGGSSAPSAVPGPPRSGGVPGPRPGPRPAAPAAPAAPAAPAEPAAPARPAAERTEAPAQRPSSPGGGSGPRPGPRPGPAATPEPIRSEPAVAERTPAPPAARPGPQSRPEQARPEQQPAAADAGSAVVPPKPSGPRPGPRTPRVGNNPFGVGSGAPPRPAAPRPGPPAQPGGSAPAGPAPQGDRPAPGQGAPRPGGPGQGGPRPGGPRPGGPRPPNPGNMPPRPNPGMMPARPAGGRPAPGGRGGPGGPGGRPGGPGGRPGGPGGRPGGGGGFRPGGGGPGGPGGAPAGGGFRGGPGGGGGRPGGPRGRGGAAGAFGRPGGPVRKGRKSKRAKRQEFESMQAPSAGGVRLPRGNGETIKLARGASLTDFADKIGANPASLVQVLFHLGEMVTNTQSVSDEILELLGSEMNYVVQVVSPEEEDRELLDSFSISYGEDAGGEDDLVVRPPVVTVMGHVDHGKTRLLDTIRKANVMGGEAGGITQHIGAYQVMAELDGYERPITFIDTPGHEAFTAMRARGAKSTDIAVIVVAADDGVMPQTVEAINHAQAADVPVVVAVNKIDKEGANPDKIRQQLTEYNLVAEEYGGDTMFVDISAKQGTNIDQLLEAILLTADAALDLRANPNMEAQGVAIEAHLDRGRGPVATVLVQRGTLRVGDSIVAGDASGRVRRMFDEHGEDITEAYPSRPVAVVGFTSVPGAGDTFLVVDEDRVARQIADRRRARERNAELASRRKRVSLEDLDAALKETNQLNLIIKGDNSGTVEALEDALMKIEVGDDVELRVIHRGVGGITEGDVNLAIADNVIVLGFNVRAEGKATELANREGVEIRYYSVIYQAIDEIEQALKGLLKPEYEEVVLGHAEVRQVFRSSRFGSIAGCLVMDGIIRRNAKARLLRDSVVVAENLTVNSLRRVKDDVVEVREGFECGLTLGNFNDVKDGDMIETYELREKPRA